A single region of the Marinobacter salinisoli genome encodes:
- a CDS encoding type II secretion system protein — MRDDRTNSGYTLVELVVVIATVGVLSVLGSSLFVSRSAFSPLLATQQLASATLLAQQAALAGNSAGTLTVEQTAESFRFTVGAGSPEARTFSVERAGTSLSGVALPLTLSFNSQGGVATGASTNLTFSGDSTYQTCVSSLGAVYSGGCLP, encoded by the coding sequence ATGCGCGATGACCGAACGAACAGTGGATACACTCTCGTGGAGTTGGTCGTAGTTATCGCCACAGTGGGAGTTCTATCTGTTCTAGGTAGTAGCTTGTTCGTAAGCAGATCAGCCTTCTCCCCACTCCTCGCCACCCAGCAACTCGCCTCCGCCACGCTGCTTGCCCAGCAGGCAGCGCTGGCGGGCAACTCCGCCGGTACGCTCACCGTTGAGCAGACGGCGGAGTCCTTTCGATTTACCGTGGGTGCCGGTTCGCCGGAGGCCCGCACCTTCAGTGTCGAGCGTGCCGGAACCAGTCTGTCCGGAGTCGCTCTTCCCTTGACGCTCTCTTTCAACAGCCAGGGTGGGGTTGCCACCGGCGCCAGCACCAATCTAACGTTCTCAGGCGACAGCACCTACCAAACCTGCGTCAGCTCACTCGGGGCGGTTTACTCCGGGGGGTGTCTGCCGTGA
- a CDS encoding prepilin-type N-terminal cleavage/methylation domain-containing protein encodes MRRAQGATLVELVITIVIISIAIAGVVGAFSLISGRSADPLNETRAVALAQLYMDEILMRKYDEQTPQGGVPRYSGACSIGVDGAETRPTFDDVDDYHGLNDAPPASALSNLTGYNGFAVQVSVSCAGAEVGLPASQAKRIDLVVTAPDNRDFVFSAYKANF; translated from the coding sequence GTGAGGCGGGCGCAGGGCGCGACGCTGGTGGAGCTGGTCATCACGATCGTGATTATCAGTATTGCCATTGCCGGCGTGGTCGGCGCGTTTTCGCTGATTTCCGGCCGCAGTGCCGACCCGCTCAACGAAACGCGGGCGGTGGCGCTGGCCCAGCTGTATATGGATGAAATCCTGATGCGCAAATACGATGAGCAGACGCCCCAGGGGGGCGTGCCCCGTTACAGTGGGGCCTGCAGCATCGGCGTGGATGGAGCTGAAACCCGGCCCACCTTTGATGACGTGGATGACTACCACGGCCTGAATGATGCACCACCTGCCAGCGCGCTCAGTAACCTGACCGGCTACAACGGGTTTGCCGTGCAGGTATCGGTGAGCTGTGCCGGCGCCGAAGTCGGGCTGCCCGCTTCCCAGGCCAAGCGTATTGATCTGGTGGTGACTGCACCGGATAACCGGGATTTCGTGTTTTCCGCCTACAAGGCCAATTTCTGA
- a CDS encoding pilus assembly FimT family protein, whose amino-acid sequence MRRTNGFTLIELIMVIVLLAIVATISVRFVALSTQGAIDVGSRQLRSFTGVVLSEQVSRVLREALPGSVRVNGDGSCIEWMPLVAASNYLSLPRGASPTSFEAVPLAGGETAAGRIVVYGYGSNLYSVASPGPVSPPATLPTGASPVTVSFAGGVSHRFSAQSPARKFFVIEDPRTLCQQGQYLFRYRNYGIQPAVASSLPASAPNREVLAAGLVPNSLDFEVVPPTLQRNGVVAFRFQLQSDQTGEITSVSQEVQIRNVP is encoded by the coding sequence ATGCGTCGGACGAATGGCTTCACGCTCATCGAGCTGATCATGGTGATCGTTCTGCTGGCGATCGTCGCCACCATCTCCGTGCGGTTTGTCGCGCTTTCCACCCAGGGCGCCATCGACGTGGGCTCGCGCCAGCTACGCTCGTTTACCGGTGTGGTATTGAGTGAGCAGGTGAGCCGGGTTCTGCGGGAAGCGTTGCCGGGGTCGGTGCGTGTCAATGGCGACGGGTCCTGTATCGAGTGGATGCCACTGGTGGCGGCGTCCAACTATCTGTCGCTACCCAGAGGTGCCAGCCCGACCTCGTTTGAGGCGGTGCCGCTGGCTGGCGGCGAAACCGCCGCGGGGCGGATCGTGGTGTATGGTTACGGCAGCAACCTGTATTCGGTGGCCAGTCCCGGCCCGGTCTCCCCACCGGCCACCTTGCCCACCGGTGCGTCGCCGGTCACGGTGAGCTTTGCTGGCGGCGTCAGCCACCGATTTTCGGCCCAGTCGCCGGCGCGCAAGTTCTTTGTGATTGAGGACCCCAGAACCCTCTGCCAGCAAGGGCAGTACCTGTTCCGCTATCGCAACTACGGCATCCAGCCCGCGGTGGCTTCCAGTTTGCCTGCCAGCGCACCCAACCGCGAAGTGCTGGCTGCCGGGCTGGTACCCAACTCGTTAGATTTTGAGGTGGTGCCTCCCACCCTGCAGCGCAACGGCGTGGTCGCGTTCCGGTTCCAGCTGCAAAGTGATCAGACGGGAGAGATCACCAGCGTCAGCCAGGAGGTGCAGATTCGTAATGTGCCCTGA
- a CDS encoding DUF6701 domain-containing protein, giving the protein MTLFRPDRGFFTGRLTVLASALLLLILPQLVRAACSPYAGLATINEISEQDGFIELKLLSSGIASSTSDAWQLEFCALTKKEALSCSGLRSVSLASKDSQPWLVMDANDLGAASINLAGMDVRLSDASGQTIDYVRVGNSVSASEDPTCSSDPAPLPYDTRLSLVGGESGKYARRQPDGNGDWSLSEGASDGKDTEGDTNDEGVSGPGISIDNIAVFQGEVAVFTITLDASQASDVLIDFETRDLSATAGQDYSGAAGTIRIAAGASQATLNVQTLNSANPNETEFFVSLSNPRTSDGSQFGTFASQAGIATILPVTNRLDSFEVSAAQTASVCAPLEVTIRALDQQGDVVTDYAGLVSLQTSSGSGNWSAGASDAPAGSLTPTPDTDNDGSANYQFASTDNGTVSLALANATADEITIAVTDSADGQQGRSAPIQFLENAILIDSVDPNGLDIVAEREHSFVARAVRRDPVDGECGLIPDYDGSIDLKAWLSRTGEDPGGNAPDLNNGTGATAAGDGLPASNNLSLTFNAGAAPFSLVTADVGQYRLNLLDDTSGIVQDVSGNPLPVSGISALWTVRPDRFELSVSGNPSASDASGPVFRAAGGAFDVQLSAVGAKGTPLPSYGREGTPQGAEFSHALVQPAGGVSGPLSGAGDVSGSQFSNGQVVVGGVSWNEVGIITLAANNASYLGVTPPVQGVSANVGRFIPDRFELSVAPGELASFCSTGSPFTYTGQDLFWNLMPEITIAPMGPGNYVTRNYTAPGFMKLAESGVSRNVPVADNNQASLSGVLHPVTASLDPGNLSDLPSGELVYTFASTDTVVYDKSTDTKVAPFSPDLTITISGVTDSDGVTAPAAPVQVTPLAPLEIRYGRWHLENVYGPENVSSLSMPFRAEVWNGSRFVEHGDDGCSAWSTASITDPEVYHALSADSGALAGGTGGPLSLQPNGSQGTDVLAWDVSAWFEDDWNGDGVLEDPVGLATFGVYRGHDRVIFWQER; this is encoded by the coding sequence ATGACACTGTTCAGGCCTGACCGTGGTTTCTTTACGGGGCGCCTTACCGTTCTCGCCTCCGCGTTGCTCTTGCTCATACTGCCCCAGCTGGTGCGAGCGGCCTGCTCGCCCTATGCGGGATTGGCCACGATTAACGAGATATCCGAACAGGATGGGTTTATCGAGCTCAAGCTTCTGTCATCGGGTATTGCGTCCTCGACGTCAGATGCTTGGCAGTTAGAGTTTTGTGCGTTGACCAAGAAAGAGGCACTGAGCTGCAGCGGCCTGCGGTCTGTTTCCCTGGCGTCCAAAGACTCCCAGCCTTGGCTGGTAATGGACGCCAACGATCTGGGTGCAGCATCAATCAACCTTGCCGGTATGGATGTCAGACTCTCGGATGCCAGTGGCCAGACCATCGATTACGTTCGTGTCGGGAACTCAGTCAGTGCCTCCGAGGACCCGACCTGTTCCTCGGACCCGGCGCCATTGCCCTACGACACGCGGTTGAGCCTTGTCGGGGGCGAGAGCGGCAAGTATGCACGTCGCCAGCCCGACGGCAACGGTGATTGGTCTTTGAGTGAAGGTGCTTCTGACGGCAAAGACACCGAGGGCGATACCAATGATGAGGGTGTGTCGGGCCCCGGTATCAGTATCGACAACATTGCAGTGTTCCAGGGGGAGGTTGCCGTCTTCACCATAACCCTCGATGCCAGTCAGGCTTCGGATGTCCTGATTGATTTCGAGACCCGGGATCTCTCGGCAACAGCCGGTCAGGATTACTCTGGGGCGGCCGGGACAATTCGGATCGCCGCCGGAGCCAGCCAGGCCACCTTGAATGTCCAAACCCTGAATTCCGCGAACCCGAATGAAACGGAGTTTTTTGTGAGTCTGAGTAACCCCCGAACCTCAGATGGCTCGCAGTTCGGGACCTTCGCCAGCCAGGCTGGCATCGCGACAATTCTTCCTGTAACAAACCGGCTGGATAGCTTCGAGGTGAGCGCAGCGCAAACCGCGAGTGTGTGCGCGCCGCTGGAGGTGACTATTCGTGCGCTTGATCAGCAGGGAGATGTCGTCACCGACTATGCTGGTTTGGTTTCTCTTCAGACCAGCTCTGGCAGCGGCAACTGGTCGGCCGGGGCATCGGATGCGCCTGCAGGTTCTTTGACGCCGACCCCGGATACGGACAACGATGGATCCGCGAATTATCAGTTTGCCAGTACCGATAATGGCACCGTTTCTTTAGCCCTCGCCAACGCCACCGCCGACGAAATCACGATCGCCGTCACCGATTCCGCCGACGGGCAGCAAGGGCGCTCGGCACCCATTCAGTTTCTCGAAAACGCGATCCTGATCGATAGCGTAGACCCCAATGGCCTGGATATTGTGGCAGAGCGTGAGCATTCCTTCGTGGCCCGGGCGGTTCGACGTGATCCTGTCGATGGCGAGTGTGGACTGATCCCGGACTACGACGGCAGCATCGACCTCAAAGCCTGGCTGTCCCGAACCGGAGAGGATCCCGGTGGAAACGCGCCGGACCTGAATAATGGTACGGGCGCCACGGCTGCAGGGGATGGGTTGCCCGCATCGAACAACCTGTCGCTGACGTTCAATGCCGGTGCAGCACCGTTCTCACTGGTGACTGCTGATGTTGGCCAATACCGGCTGAACTTGTTGGATGACACCTCGGGGATTGTTCAGGATGTCTCGGGCAATCCATTGCCCGTGTCGGGTATCAGTGCACTGTGGACGGTCCGGCCGGACCGGTTCGAGCTGTCCGTATCGGGTAATCCGTCTGCCAGCGATGCGTCCGGACCGGTATTCCGGGCTGCGGGCGGGGCGTTTGACGTGCAGCTTTCTGCTGTTGGGGCGAAGGGGACACCGTTACCCAGTTACGGGCGGGAAGGCACACCTCAGGGCGCTGAGTTCAGCCACGCCCTCGTTCAGCCGGCAGGCGGCGTGAGCGGGCCGCTATCCGGCGCTGGAGATGTGTCAGGTTCGCAGTTCAGTAACGGTCAGGTTGTCGTTGGTGGTGTGAGCTGGAACGAAGTCGGGATTATCACCCTGGCTGCGAACAACGCTTCCTATCTTGGCGTAACGCCGCCGGTTCAGGGGGTTTCCGCTAATGTTGGCCGGTTCATTCCCGACCGCTTCGAGTTGTCGGTGGCGCCGGGTGAGCTGGCGTCGTTCTGCAGTACCGGATCGCCCTTTACCTACACCGGGCAAGACCTGTTCTGGAATCTGATGCCGGAAATTACGATTGCGCCCATGGGGCCCGGCAACTACGTGACCCGGAACTATACCGCGCCAGGTTTCATGAAACTGGCGGAGTCCGGTGTCAGCCGCAATGTGCCGGTGGCGGACAACAACCAGGCCAGCCTTTCGGGCGTCCTGCATCCCGTAACCGCATCCCTTGATCCGGGTAATTTGTCAGACTTGCCCTCGGGTGAGCTGGTCTACACCTTCGCCAGCACGGACACCGTTGTTTACGACAAATCGACCGATACGAAGGTTGCACCGTTCTCACCAGACCTGACGATCACGATCTCCGGGGTGACCGACAGCGACGGTGTCACGGCCCCGGCAGCGCCGGTCCAGGTTACTCCCTTGGCGCCCCTGGAAATTCGTTATGGTCGCTGGCACCTGGAGAATGTCTACGGGCCGGAGAATGTCTCGTCGCTGTCGATGCCGTTCCGGGCAGAGGTCTGGAACGGCAGCCGGTTTGTTGAGCATGGGGATGACGGGTGTTCCGCATGGAGCACGGCGAGCATCACCGATCCGGAGGTGTATCACGCCTTGTCGGCAGACAGCGGGGCGCTCGCGGGTGGTACCGGTGGCCCACTGAGTCTCCAGCCCAATGGAAGTCAGGGAACCGATGTGCTGGCCTGGGATGTGTCGGCTTGGTTTGAGGATGACTGGAACGGCGACGGAGTTCTGGAGGATCCGGTCGGCCTGGCGACCTTTGGGGTCTACCGCGGGCACGACCGGGTTATTTTCTGGCAGGAGCGCTAG
- the glnG gene encoding nitrogen regulation protein NR(I), translating to MSQPANVWIIDDDRSIRWVLERALNQAGMQPRVFDSGEGITTRLQHEEPDAVISDIRMPGVDGITLLSDIVASHPDVPVIIMTAHSDLESAVTSYQTGAFEYLPKPFDVDDAVALVKRAVAHSHEKKATTEQPAENLQRNTEIIGEAPAMQEVFRAIGRLSHSNITVLINGESGTGKELVAQALHNHSPRAKHPFIALNMAAIPKDLIESELFGHEKGAFTGAGAARQGRFEQANGGTLFLDEIGDMPADTQTRLLRVLADGEFYRVGGTTPIKVDVRIIAATHQNLEKLVDAGSFREDLFHRLNVIRVHLPKLAERREDIPRLMQHFLKRAAKELTVESKILRPDAEEYLSTLPWPGNVRQLENTCRWLTVMASGREIHIDDLPPELLHQAETPTVGATWQEGLRNWAEQELKRGKKGILDTAVPEFEKIMIETALKHTGGRRRDASILLGWGRNTLTRKINELGMDHPEHEED from the coding sequence ATGAGCCAACCGGCTAACGTCTGGATCATTGACGACGACCGGAGCATTCGCTGGGTGCTGGAACGCGCCCTCAATCAAGCCGGCATGCAACCCCGGGTCTTTGACAGCGGCGAGGGCATCACCACCCGCCTGCAGCATGAAGAACCCGATGCGGTAATCAGCGACATCCGCATGCCCGGTGTTGATGGCATTACGCTGCTGTCCGACATTGTCGCCAGCCATCCGGACGTGCCGGTCATCATCATGACCGCCCATTCCGACCTGGAAAGCGCGGTAACCAGCTACCAGACCGGTGCCTTTGAATACCTGCCCAAGCCGTTCGACGTGGACGACGCTGTGGCTCTGGTCAAACGCGCGGTTGCCCACAGCCACGAGAAAAAGGCCACTACCGAACAGCCGGCGGAAAACCTTCAGCGTAACACCGAAATCATCGGTGAAGCGCCCGCCATGCAGGAAGTCTTCCGGGCCATTGGCCGACTGTCCCACTCCAACATCACGGTGCTGATCAATGGTGAAAGTGGCACCGGGAAGGAGCTGGTAGCGCAGGCGCTGCATAACCATAGCCCCAGGGCCAAGCATCCGTTCATTGCCCTGAACATGGCCGCTATTCCAAAGGATCTGATCGAATCGGAACTGTTCGGCCACGAGAAAGGCGCCTTCACCGGCGCCGGCGCAGCCAGGCAGGGGCGTTTTGAGCAGGCCAATGGCGGCACATTGTTCCTGGACGAAATCGGCGACATGCCAGCTGACACCCAGACCCGGCTTCTGCGGGTACTGGCGGATGGCGAGTTTTATCGGGTCGGTGGTACCACGCCCATCAAAGTCGACGTGCGTATCATTGCCGCCACCCACCAGAATCTGGAAAAGCTGGTGGACGCCGGTTCTTTCCGGGAAGACCTGTTCCACCGCCTGAACGTTATTCGGGTGCACCTGCCCAAGCTGGCCGAGCGTCGGGAAGATATTCCACGGCTCATGCAGCACTTTTTGAAGCGCGCGGCAAAGGAACTGACGGTCGAGTCAAAGATCCTGCGCCCGGACGCCGAAGAATACCTGTCCACCCTGCCCTGGCCGGGCAACGTCCGCCAGCTGGAGAACACCTGCCGCTGGCTGACCGTGATGGCCAGCGGGCGGGAAATCCACATTGACGATCTTCCGCCAGAGCTGCTGCATCAGGCCGAAACGCCAACCGTGGGTGCCACCTGGCAGGAAGGTCTGCGCAACTGGGCCGAGCAGGAACTGAAGCGGGGCAAGAAAGGCATTCTGGATACTGCGGTGCCCGAATTCGAGAAGATCATGATCGAAACCGCCCTGAAACACACCGGCGGGCGCCGTCGCGATGCCTCAATTCTGCTGGGCTGGGGTCGTAACACCCTGACCCGCAAAATCAACGAACTGGGCATGGATCATCCCGAGCACGAAGAAGACTAG
- the glnL gene encoding nitrogen regulation protein NR(II), with amino-acid sequence MALSKASTSSYKSILDSLSTAVLVLGENLRVRYFNPAAESLFETSMTRCFNQPFSSILTDSEDALETLYAALENGQSYTRREAAFTLSSGYRLTADYSVTPVSLEPTELLMEIQPRDRLLRITREEDIISQQETTRILVRGMAHEIKNPLGGIRGAAQLLDRELNDEDQREYTRVIIDEADRLRSLVDRMLGPNKALKLAPTNIHEVLERVGTLLEAESKGRLRFRRDYDPSIPEFPGDKEQLIQAFLNIARNAMEAAFENQSGHSDGEPPTITFRTRALRQFTIGNRRHRLVCRVNVIDNGPGIPPELLQNIFYPMISGRASGTGLGLSITQSIIGQHHGLVECDSEPGQTDFTIFLPLEDTP; translated from the coding sequence ATGGCACTGTCCAAGGCCAGTACATCAAGCTACAAGAGCATTCTCGACAGCCTCTCAACCGCAGTGCTGGTACTCGGTGAAAACCTCCGGGTCCGCTACTTCAATCCGGCCGCCGAGAGCCTGTTCGAAACCAGCATGACCCGCTGCTTTAACCAGCCCTTCAGCTCCATACTCACGGATTCTGAAGACGCGCTGGAAACCCTTTACGCAGCGCTGGAGAACGGCCAGTCCTATACCCGCCGGGAGGCCGCGTTCACACTGTCCAGTGGATACCGGCTGACCGCGGATTATTCGGTCACGCCGGTAAGCCTGGAGCCCACAGAACTGCTGATGGAAATCCAGCCCCGTGACCGACTGCTGCGAATCACCCGGGAAGAGGACATCATTTCCCAACAGGAAACCACGCGCATTCTGGTTCGCGGCATGGCTCATGAAATCAAGAATCCGCTCGGCGGGATACGGGGAGCGGCGCAGTTGCTCGACCGCGAACTCAATGACGAAGACCAGCGGGAGTACACCCGCGTGATTATTGACGAGGCCGATCGCCTGCGCAGTCTGGTCGACCGCATGCTTGGTCCCAACAAGGCGCTGAAGCTGGCGCCCACCAACATTCACGAAGTACTGGAACGGGTCGGCACCCTGCTGGAGGCCGAAAGCAAAGGCCGCCTCCGGTTCCGCCGCGACTATGACCCCAGCATTCCGGAATTCCCCGGCGATAAAGAGCAACTGATTCAGGCGTTCCTGAACATTGCCCGCAACGCCATGGAAGCGGCTTTCGAAAACCAATCGGGGCACAGTGACGGCGAGCCGCCCACCATTACTTTCCGCACCCGGGCACTGCGCCAGTTCACCATTGGCAATCGTCGCCATCGGCTGGTGTGCCGAGTCAACGTGATTGACAACGGGCCCGGCATCCCGCCGGAGCTCCTGCAAAATATCTTCTACCCAATGATCAGCGGGCGGGCGAGCGGCACAGGCCTGGGCTTGTCCATCACCCAAAGCATCATTGGTCAACATCATGGTCTGGTTGAGTGCGATAGCGAACCCGGCCAGACAGACTTCACCATCTTCCTGCCTCTGGAGGACACCCCATGA
- a CDS encoding DUF4124 domain-containing protein, giving the protein MKPRTGLLAALILASASASAEVYRNVDAYGNVTYSDEPSEGAEAIEVKPVTTVTLPKPQNVRETDKLREEVQREGSVYESVSFVHPQNNQAFHSGGGEVRFEVSSTPGLQSGHKYEVTLDGQPIGQTTSGTVAVNNVNRGTHDARVHIVDENGVQVKTGPAISFTVHRPSVKPSPRN; this is encoded by the coding sequence ATGAAACCGAGGACCGGATTGCTCGCCGCCCTTATCCTGGCCAGTGCTTCCGCCAGCGCGGAGGTTTATCGAAATGTTGATGCCTATGGCAACGTCACCTATTCCGATGAGCCATCCGAAGGCGCAGAGGCCATTGAAGTCAAACCGGTTACCACGGTCACCCTGCCCAAACCCCAAAATGTCCGGGAAACCGATAAACTTCGCGAAGAGGTGCAACGTGAGGGCTCGGTCTATGAGAGCGTGTCTTTCGTCCACCCGCAGAATAACCAGGCATTTCACAGCGGCGGCGGCGAGGTGCGATTTGAAGTCAGCAGCACCCCAGGCCTGCAGTCCGGCCACAAATACGAAGTGACCCTGGATGGCCAACCGATCGGCCAGACCACCTCTGGTACGGTGGCGGTCAATAACGTGAACCGGGGCACCCACGACGCCCGCGTTCACATCGTGGATGAAAACGGTGTCCAGGTAAAAACGGGCCCAGCCATCAGCTTCACCGTCCACCGCCCATCCGTGAAGCCATCACCGAGAAACTAA